tttgatttcagtttttttatggAGGCCCATTATTCAAAGTCATTCAAgtttttgaaactgaattttcattatgtttttaaaacggatatttttttgtataaacCATTTATTAGGAGCAAAAAATTCCATTATAGGTTTTTAAAacattccttatttaaaatctccAACAATTTTGTGGTTATGgatttttaaaagaaatggaGGAATTAATTCAATTAGCTCtatttttaacaattttttcgttttttttaatttgaaataaatcaagcaaagatcaaaatttgaaaaaaaatgtattaattcagatttttttataaaatataaaaaccaCGAAAATTGGTGTTTAATTAAGGAAAAAAAGTCAGGCCATTCATTAAAAAGGTTTAACTCAAATTGCAAAAAAATAGTGTTAATTTTGCTTAAAAAaagtcaagaattaaaatgGTGTTAATTTTGTTGAGGAAGTCACGGTTGAATTTCATTCAAGCATTAACACCATGTTAATGTTGTTTGCAAAACAAGTCAAACCTAATGAACTTAGTGTTATTTACCATCAAAGTTGCACGACGATTTtaacatattaattaatttcctatttaactgtATTAAGACCATGTTAATTGTATATCCTATTTTCCTATAATAGGAAATTATGATGAGTAATTCACGTGCAGCCTTCAAATTTGGtccatattaattaatttttatacagAACATTGAGCTGAAATCTCACATATGCAGAATTTGATTCCAAGTTTGtgtaaaacaaaaaatcaacaatatgGGTTCCTAGGAAAAGAGGCCTTTCTCTTGGTCGATTGCAATTTATTGCTCCTGGAATGGGAGAAAATTACTATATGCGGGTTTTATTAACTAGGCAAAAAGATTGTGACAGTTTTAAAAGCATAAGAACTGTTAAGGGTGTTGTTTATCCCACATTCTGCGATGCATGCGAAGCGATGGGATTAATGGAGGATGACCGGGAGTATGTTGATGGAATTTCAATTGCAAGTGAACTTGGTTCCGGATCTCAGCTAAGGAAATTATTTACTAGAATGCTGATGACAAACTTGATTTCCAGGCCACAAGAAGTTTGGAGAAAGTCTTGGACTCTTTTAAGTGATGGGATTTTATATGACAGAAGAAAAGCACTCAACATTCCAGGTATttcatcaaattaattttttggaCACAATTAGTAATATTTACTTTTTTCTCCCTTATGAATTAGTATGCGTTTATTTTTTCACATGTATAATTGTCCATGGCTATTACTATTTATTTCCATATGTTAATTGAACCCAACAGTATTTACCGTATTTTAGAAAGTACGCCACAACCTAAGAGATTGGACAACTACCATATCATAATTATATACCATatctattttctaatttttatagAGATATTTTGTTCTTATACTCAAATTAACCTATAATTAGTTTTCCCAATAGAAAAAAACAAAGATTCACCTACAAATCTCACTGTTATTTGTTgcaggttaaaaaaaaatcagaaaaaatcTATATCAGAGCTTCTATTGTCTAAATAAATgtgtcaagttttttttttaaagttttatACCTGAGTATCACGTTaaaaataatacaatttttttaaaaaatattccaAATTTGACATTATCAAAATATGACGAGTCTTATTAGAAGGAAAAATTTAAGTTGTGTAAAtgcattttctttctcaaaaagaaaaaattaaaactcaatatttctcatttaacttaattttcttatttaatttattttccttatttcatttaatttccttCAGATCTTCGTATAGAGGATGAAGAATTACATAACTTATGTATGattgagattgaaaaaatattgcaaGGCAATGAAAGGTCACTCAAGGAATTTCCATGTTTACCATACCCTAAATTTTCagaaattcataattttgaaGATAGATTCGTTGCAGATGAGTTGAAATATAATAGGGCTGAAATGGTAAAGATTCATGATGAATTGGTCAGTTCTCTTACTTCAGAGCAAGAGATTTTTATAAGAATGTTTTGGATGATGTTTTGTCTGATAACAGTtgattcttttttctatatggttttggaggaaCTGGAAAAACATTTGTTTGGAATATATTATATGCTGCTTTGCGTTCAAGGGGCCTTATCGTCTTAAATGTCGCATCTCGCGGAATTGCATCTCTATTGTTACCTGGAGATAGAACTGTTCATTCAAGGTTTTCTATTCCTATTTCAATAAATGAGATATCAACCTGTAATCTTCGTCAAGGTTCCCCAAAAGCTCAATTATTGAAAAAAGTAAGCCTAATTATTTGGGATGAGACACCTATGTTAAACAAACATTGCTTTGAAGCTTTAGACAGATCTCTAAATGACATTATGAAGACTCAGTCTACCCATGGTTATGACATTCCATTCGGAGGTAAAGTTGTGGTACTGGGAGAcgactttagacaaatacttcCAGTTATTTCTAAAGGAAGCCGTTCTGAAATTGTCGGTTCAgctatcaattcttcatatctgtggaagcattgcaaggtaatgaaGTTGACTGTTAATATGAGATTGCAAAATGCTACATCAACTTCTACAGCAGCAGAAATAaaaaagtttgcagattggttgcttcaagtgggagaTGGTACAGTTAAAACGATTGATGAGGAAGAAACACTTATTgagattcctccagatcttcttaTTGAACAGTGTAAGGAACCGTTGCTTGAATTAGTTAATTTTGCATATCCAAAACTTGCACATAATTTGCAAAAAAGTTCATTCTTTCAAGAAAGAGCGATCcttgcaccaacacttgaaagtttagaggaaatcaacaactttaCGTTAGCAATGATTTCTGGTGATGAAACATAATATTTGAGCTGTGATACTCCGTGCAAGTCAGGCAAAGATTCAGGTGACAATGCGGAATGATTTACAtctgaattcttaaatgatttcaaatgctctgaaataccaaaccatgcaattaaattgaaagttggtgtccctatcatgctCATTCGAAACATAGACCAAGCTGTAGGGTTGTGTAATAGCACTCGAATGATAGTCAACGCattgactaaatatataattgttgctactGTTTTAAATGGAAACAAGATGGGTGAAACAACATTTATTCCAAGGATGGGCTTTACTCCATCTAATTCtgacattccattcaaattTCAGCGCAGACAATTCTCTGTTACTTTATGTTTTGtgatgactataaataaaagtcagggacaatctttatctcatgttaGACTGTATTTGCCAAGGCATGTCTTTACTCACGGGCAGCTATATGTTGCACTTtctagagttaaatctagaaaaatgttgaagatgctcatcattgatgacgaaggagttgtatctaacactacacgcaacgtagtgtatcaagaagtcttcgataatatttgacatgtaagtgctgatttatcttacaattaatttgaatttaaattttagaaataGGAAAACTGATATGATTATTCTCTTTATTGTTGGTAGCATAAAAATATAACAAGCAACTTGAAATTATACActgtttatatttgtattggttacTGATTTTTACActtataatttgtttttttcctttctaggttctatagctcaaatatgcttATTGACAGCAAGCTCGATTATGAAGTTTatatcattaatcatggactacaattttgaataagggttcatgttactgtcattgttatgtttatcttattttaatttcaatgtAATGTATTActtaaaaagttgttttttattactattcaagtgttgACATAGTTAGGTatctacaacctcatcaaattaatcTATTTACTGTGCTAtattcatctacatgtttgtaacatatgttcggtTTCATATCTTTTATACTTATTGAAAAGAgtctaaactaagttaaaacacattactactgattcatctttacaataaatttaatcgccgtgcaacgcacgggtaaaaaacactagtactaATGAAATTATTTACGTTGGAAAGTCAATCATCATATTACCCAATAACTCTCATTTATGCCAATGATTTCCGTTGAATTCTTGTTAAAGTGTCTTGTATTATTTCCTTTAATTGGCTAATACTCCCTCtgatcctatttataagcatgaaagagaagaaaaatcttggtcctttttataagaaccaaatgaaagtttgagctatattaattaattttttccaatgatgcccttattaattctaacttgtaaaatgtgtctcattaattattctctctcttttccactttccaacactaataacaaagggtaattttggaagttcattttaatttaagacaaatttaatgcattttatctagtttaactacatttcttaaactatatgaattttttttttgttgcttataaataggaccggacgGAGTACCATTTAATGGCATAAATGGTAGTATTCATCTATTCCTTCTACTCCCTCCATTCcaatttgtttgttgttttagcatTTGCACACAGTTTAAGAGCTAATCATTAGATTAATATTTTCACCAACATACCcctatttattttcattcatgtCAATCATTCCTTCCTCATTTTCCACACTACTAATTTCACATCTTTACTAAtacaatgttaatttttttgacaGAACCAATACATTGCTAAGTGTGGGAGAATTGATTTGTTTATGTTCTCTGAATAATCACATCAAGTATAGCCTTTTCAATTTCCTGTGCAttcttttattctattttttaaaaCTCTCAGTTTTTCCACTGAGAATTCGTACTCTCCCCTAAATATGTCAAAATTTACAAACTTCCAATTTTATCAACTATACATGCTTCCCTCGCACCAAAAAACTATTTATGCTTCCCATCAAAATTTTACCTAAATTTGAACCACTAATCATCTTTCCACAGTACTTAAATTTTCCCTCTTAATCTAAGTTTTAGATTTCCTCCTTTGAATGTTTTTGTTTCCCCCTTATATTTGCTTATAAATGTTTTGTTTCATGCTAATATTGCTTGTAGTAAGAAAAATGGCAGCAACAAAAGTTTATCTTTTCCATTGAAAATAAAAGAGTGTgtaaattcaaaatttgagttACTACTATAAGAGAGAAACTTGACCAGAATAATGGTTTACATTTTTGTAAATAGGGATAGTAATCAATAGAGATAGTGGGGATAGTTAGTTTAAGTGGTAGGTTGGTTTATTAAGAAACTTTGAATTAATTATTCAACAAGGGTATAGAGGGAAGAAAATGGgaaaaaatgcattgaatatataaaacaacaaccattttggaATTTCTAGCAAaagctaaaacaacaaacaaattggaacagagggagtattatATAAAAGAATGGTACGAAGatggaaagagagaaaaacataGGTCTCAACTTTCTTCCCCTTTTTTTATATACTTTCTTCTTGGCAGTATTTTATGAAGGCTTCATACGGTTTGTCTCGAATGAACGGGTTAGATCGTAGTTGTGTAAGCCATTGGGAGCAAAACCTTAAGTTAGCTGCATAATTCCACTGCTGATCCAGTTTTGGTAGCAATTAGTATTCGCTGAATAAATTTAGTTAGACATATTGGGTTTGGACGTCATCTGTTGTGTTTGAAAAAATACAAACTATGTTTTAAAATGATGTAAGTTTGAGATCATGATTTATTTTCATTCTATACCAGATTTAATCAAAATTTAGTCTTCGTGTGGCATAGTTCACATGTTGTGTTgtttcttgaaaaaaaaaaaatctctttgCTCTTCCATGTTGCTTCCCCTTGAATTTCGCCTCCTATATCTCTTTGTTCTGTTATTGTGTTTCTTATCTTCCCCTTTAATGTGAAAGATTGTTTGCAGATAAAATACCTTGGTGAGGATGGTGAGAATGTTCCTGTGGCTGGAGCTGTAGCTGTTTTCTCTCCTTGGGACCTTTTGGTTAGTTAgtattttgattttaaaaacaaaacttCTACAGGACAAATGGCATTGATTAATGTGCATATGTTATGAAGTATCACCCCAATATATCTTTCATCCGAATTTGTCTGTGTATCCAATcgaatatgtgtgtgtgtgtgcatagagattaaatctttaaataatataGTCCTCTATATGACATTGTTTCTTTGTCTTTGCTATTGTTTCTTGCCCCCTTCTTTATTTTGGTTGATGTTTTCTCTTTAGTTTCCTAGTTTTCTTgtctatttttctttaaaaaaaaatgaatgttacCAAGAGAGCACCATGGCATAATTGAGTATTTGAGTTACCAACTCATGCtgattttgatttcctttttGCTTATTCTTCAAGGTGGGCAAAGCACATTAGAAAGCTGTCAAGTATTACAGGTAAGGTTTCTTAATTTCCATCCATTGCTCTGTTTTCATTAGTAGAAACAACTCTGTTGTGGACATCAAGGGGCTTgtgtaatactccctccgttcctaaatataagacatattccaaaaaattgcgcttattaaggaagcacttaatgtgactaattattgtattgatttttaaaaaaagcaTAAATTCTTCCTTATTTAACCTTTGTTATGCACTCACCATTGATATCTCAAAAGTCATATTTAGTTGGAttagtagtaattaatggtaggtggtaactttggaattgaaaacatataattaatgtggagggtaaaaatggaagagtacaaaaccttttgttagattattgtaactaggtcttatatttaggaacttcaaaattttgaaactaggtcttatatataggaacagagggagtacatTTTATTGTATAATGTGCTTTACTAAGTCCATGCAGAGAAGCTTAAGTTATAGTAATTTTCATTTCTACTTTGATTGAATATTATCAATGTTACATATTTTTAACCTATTACATAATTCTTTTCAATTCATGTAGGTTCTGCATCATAAACAATTAAATTCCACAAGGCATAATTATATTGAACTTAAATGGCATGTTCGTTTTGGAATATAATATTCATACTTCAAAGTTAGGACTTATTACTATGTACTGAAGCTATGAAATTAGTCAGTTAACTGCTTAAAATAGAGAGGGAAATTAGCGACGGAGTTTGTCCCTCTCTACCATTGATAAATTAGAGAGGGAATGAATATTAAAATGATAGCTAGTTAGCGACGGAAGTGTCCGTCGCAAACAGCGACAGACTGCTACGTTCTGTCTTCAATAGCGATGGAACGTTCCGTCGCAAATAGCGACGGCTAGTTATTTTCCGTCGTAAATAGCGACGGAAACTTCCATCGAAAATAGCGACGGATTCATGGGGTAATCCTGTAACCGATTTAGCGACGAAAATATATACGTTAGCGACGACCAGTTtccgtcgctattagcgacggatttaaTTTTCCGTCGTTAATTTTTTAGCGACGCCACTTATCACGACGGATGACGTTCCCTCGCTAAATAGCTTTTTTTTAGTGTCCATGAGTCTAATTCTTTAGTTGATTATTAAgtcatgttatttttatttaatgagttGGTGGCTTTTCAATAATGCGACTAACTCTCTAAGGTTCTAAAGAAgtagttaaaaaaaatcactttaagTGAGTAGATAACTCATAACATCTTTTTTTAATACGCCACGAATATGGATGTTTTTGTTTATGTATACAATAATGGATATGTTTGGCTAACTTAATCCTTATATCACTAGATTAAAAACTCTTTAAAAGTGTTAGATAAATaaacttatttcagtagcttaagatttttttaataagttGCATGAGGTATTTTATAGCTTAAAGGTTAttgaatttattctcatttttatccttaatattttttaatgtttgtgttgaaataattactttttaatacaaaattttaaaaaatattttgtcaatttagacaaatatatgattgtttaaattaaaatataaatttatttgttttattctatttagtttaataaaaaaataaaaaattgatattatactttttaatgataaataatt
This is a stretch of genomic DNA from Lotus japonicus ecotype B-129 chromosome 1, LjGifu_v1.2. It encodes these proteins:
- the LOC130747093 gene encoding uncharacterized protein LOC130747093; amino-acid sequence: MGLMEDDREYVDGISIASELGSGSQLRKLFTRMLMTNLISRPQEVWRKSWTLLSDGILYDRRKALNIPGTGKTFVWNILYAALRSRGLIVLNVASRGIASLLLPGDRTVHSRFSIPISINEISTCNLRQGSPKAQLLKKVSLIIWDETPMLNKHCFEALDRSLNDIMKTQSTHGYDIPFGGKVVVLGDDFRQILPVISKGSRSEIVGSAINSSYLWKHCKVMKLTVNMRLQNATSTSTAAEIKKFADWLLQVGDGTVKTIDEEETLIEIPPDLLIEQCKEPLLELVNFAYPKLAHNLQKSSFFQERAILAPTLESLEEINNFTLAMISGDET